One stretch of Roseimicrobium sp. ORNL1 DNA includes these proteins:
- a CDS encoding glucose-1-phosphate adenylyltransferase, translating into MKNPPMFPAAPPAFNRFETEALLQRNTLGIIMGGGAGTRLFPLTQDRAKPAVPLAGKYRLVDIPISNCINSGVRQVYVLTQFNSASLNRHISRAYKFDLFSSGFVEILAAQQTSSGVEWYQGTADAVRQNLKNFTQGKYEYFLILSGDQLYRMDFRKFLAKHIQSNAEITIATIPVDGKRASSFGLMQTNATGRILNFVEKPKTPEALKPLEMPKEILRELKLPENEPRYEANMGIYVFNRQALIEALDNDMADFGKHIIPEAIKKYRVHSFPFQGYWEDIGTIGSFFEANLDLCSVVPAFNFFDSQAPIYTHARFLPATKINGGHIHHALLSDGCILTEATIERSILGVRTVVEGNSIIKESVIMGADFYAGATNCPTDRPPPGIGKGCKIERAIVDKNVHVGDGVVITPRGKPDHMDGPDGMFYIRDGIIVIPKNTVIPPGTWI; encoded by the coding sequence ATGAAAAATCCGCCCATGTTCCCGGCTGCCCCTCCTGCCTTCAACCGCTTTGAAACCGAAGCACTTCTGCAACGCAATACGCTGGGAATCATCATGGGGGGTGGTGCGGGTACCCGGCTTTTCCCCCTGACCCAGGACCGCGCCAAACCCGCCGTACCCCTGGCAGGAAAGTACAGGCTGGTGGATATTCCCATCAGCAACTGCATCAACAGCGGCGTCCGCCAGGTGTACGTGCTCACGCAATTCAACAGCGCTTCGCTCAACCGCCACATCAGCCGCGCCTACAAGTTCGACTTGTTCAGCAGTGGGTTTGTCGAAATCCTCGCGGCGCAGCAAACCTCCTCCGGCGTGGAGTGGTACCAGGGGACGGCAGATGCCGTGCGGCAGAACCTCAAGAACTTCACGCAGGGCAAGTACGAGTACTTCCTCATTCTCAGCGGTGACCAGCTCTACCGCATGGATTTCCGCAAGTTCCTGGCAAAGCACATCCAGAGCAACGCGGAAATCACCATTGCGACCATCCCGGTGGATGGGAAACGCGCGAGCAGCTTCGGCCTGATGCAGACGAATGCCACCGGTCGCATTCTCAACTTTGTGGAGAAACCAAAAACGCCTGAGGCACTCAAGCCCCTGGAAATGCCCAAGGAGATTTTGCGTGAACTGAAGCTCCCGGAAAACGAGCCCCGGTACGAGGCAAACATGGGCATCTATGTCTTCAATCGTCAGGCCTTGATTGAGGCCCTCGACAATGACATGGCGGACTTCGGCAAGCACATCATCCCCGAGGCCATCAAGAAGTACCGCGTGCACAGCTTCCCCTTCCAGGGCTACTGGGAGGACATCGGGACCATCGGCAGCTTCTTCGAGGCGAATCTGGATCTCTGCTCCGTGGTGCCTGCCTTCAACTTCTTCGACTCCCAGGCGCCCATCTATACCCACGCGCGCTTCCTCCCTGCGACCAAGATCAATGGTGGTCACATCCACCACGCGCTGCTCTCGGACGGTTGCATCCTCACGGAGGCTACCATCGAACGCAGCATTCTGGGGGTGCGCACCGTGGTCGAGGGAAACAGCATCATCAAAGAAAGCGTCATCATGGGAGCAGACTTCTATGCGGGCGCCACCAACTGCCCCACCGATCGCCCACCACCCGGCATCGGCAAGGGATGCAAGATCGAGCGCGCCATCGTGGATAAAAACGTGCACGTGGGTGACGGCGTGGTCATCACCCCGCGAGGCAAGCCCGACCACATGGACGGGCCGGACGGCATGTTCTACATCCGTGATGGCATCATCGTGATTCCGAAGAACACGGTGATCCCGCCGGGAACGTGGATCTGA
- a CDS encoding c-type cytochrome domain-containing protein, with the protein MTSHPNFFKVPAIAALLMGASAQGAVDFKTEILPILEAKCVKCHKAEHEEGGKVVKPKSELRMDAAWAMLKGGESKRPALVPKDTAKSYMFEVVNLPKDDDMFMPPKGDPLTAEETAKLKAWIEEGADFGGWEGNLVGKPADAPSTAKAAPKDREHDVLYKKLSEGVQPPAQDALKKAQAAGAQVTILQVGGPLVRVDFLTGVSKADDASVAALAPIKENIAHLDLARTAVTDAALKTATSFPRLVRLDLRKTKVTDKGVQQLAESKNLTYLNLYGTEVTDAAIPALSSLKTLRHLYIWETKITEGGVAKLKASLPEAEVVSSAVMPAPQEAPAGGNRKRNK; encoded by the coding sequence ATGACCTCTCACCCAAATTTTTTCAAAGTACCTGCCATTGCCGCCCTGCTCATGGGCGCTTCTGCGCAGGGAGCTGTAGATTTCAAAACGGAAATCCTGCCCATTTTGGAGGCCAAGTGTGTAAAATGTCACAAGGCTGAGCACGAGGAAGGCGGCAAGGTGGTAAAACCCAAGTCGGAACTCCGTATGGATGCTGCTTGGGCCATGCTGAAGGGCGGCGAGAGCAAGCGCCCGGCCCTCGTGCCCAAGGACACGGCCAAGAGTTACATGTTCGAGGTGGTGAACCTGCCGAAGGATGACGACATGTTCATGCCGCCGAAGGGCGACCCGCTGACGGCTGAGGAAACCGCCAAGCTGAAGGCCTGGATCGAGGAAGGCGCCGATTTTGGTGGATGGGAGGGGAATCTGGTGGGCAAGCCCGCCGACGCCCCGTCCACGGCCAAAGCCGCCCCGAAAGACCGTGAGCACGATGTCTTGTACAAGAAGCTCAGCGAGGGAGTCCAGCCTCCCGCCCAGGACGCCCTGAAGAAGGCACAGGCCGCCGGCGCCCAGGTGACCATCCTGCAGGTCGGTGGTCCGCTGGTGAGGGTCGATTTTCTCACCGGGGTGAGCAAGGCGGATGACGCCAGCGTGGCGGCACTCGCACCGATCAAGGAGAACATTGCCCACCTGGACCTGGCGCGCACCGCCGTTACCGATGCTGCGCTCAAGACCGCCACTTCGTTCCCGAGACTGGTGCGTCTGGACCTCCGTAAGACCAAGGTCACGGACAAGGGCGTGCAGCAACTCGCCGAGAGCAAGAATCTGACTTATCTGAATCTCTACGGCACCGAAGTGACGGACGCGGCCATCCCCGCTCTTTCCAGCTTGAAGACGCTTCGTCACCTCTACATTTGGGAGACCAAGATCACGGAAGGTGGCGTCGCCAAGCTCAAAGCCTCGCTCCCGGAAGCCGAGGTGGTGTCCAGCGCCGTGATGCCTGCTCCGCAGGAAGCTCCGGCCGGTGGAAACCGCAAACGCAACAAATAG